Proteins encoded within one genomic window of Thermoleophilaceae bacterium:
- a CDS encoding serine hydrolase domain-containing protein, producing the protein MRGLRKLLAGMVVAAAALPGTASAAPPDVRAQIVGAVAAQIPGAEVRGSSSSQEPFVGVPAIHDLAAGRAEVMLDPAFWTQIVGNLLVDRTVVLPKPVDLVKPEMYLPTAPIANGRHVWPLRRHEIDLSGLRYEWQGRQKSLRDYMHSTETDIIAFLRDGEIITDLYANGWSSEVRHQPWSVTKSFVSAVVGIALDEGRVRSIEDPIDRYIAELRGTAWEGTTIRNLLEMESGVHWDEDTPVLAVNTQVQQWVQAALDLYTNGALGQGRNEFLKSLPRVAPQGTKFSYNSGNTQVLAWLIETVYGKPFNEVISEKLWQPTGMAGDARILTDRAGDAIASQGLYARVFDLARFGELFRNGGRTPDGRQVVPRNWVGQSTAMTELSQQRYGFQWWAGPTPGSYQASGFQGQKISVSPAHCMTGVRLSHTLGADLSDGFDVEMGAEEWITVYRAVADRLGACPQPAAPADARAPGLRVAGGSRLSRRAALRRRALRLVLRANERTRATVRVTGVGRHRRTTLARRTLTLPARTTRVSVRLTRAGRRLLRARGSTRVLVTVTGGGERARRTRVVR; encoded by the coding sequence GTGCGGGGCCTGAGGAAGCTGCTGGCGGGGATGGTGGTCGCTGCGGCCGCCCTCCCCGGCACCGCGAGCGCCGCCCCGCCGGACGTGCGCGCGCAGATCGTCGGGGCCGTGGCGGCGCAGATCCCCGGCGCCGAGGTCCGCGGCTCCAGCTCCTCCCAGGAGCCCTTCGTGGGCGTACCGGCGATCCACGACCTGGCGGCCGGCCGCGCCGAGGTGATGCTCGACCCGGCGTTCTGGACGCAGATCGTGGGCAACCTGCTGGTGGACCGCACGGTCGTGCTGCCCAAGCCGGTCGACCTGGTCAAGCCGGAGATGTACCTGCCCACGGCGCCAATCGCCAATGGCCGTCATGTGTGGCCGCTGCGCCGCCATGAGATCGACCTCTCGGGCCTGCGCTACGAGTGGCAGGGACGGCAGAAGTCGCTGCGCGACTACATGCACTCCACCGAGACGGACATCATCGCCTTCCTGCGCGACGGCGAGATCATCACCGACCTCTATGCCAACGGCTGGTCGAGCGAGGTTCGCCACCAACCCTGGTCAGTCACCAAGTCGTTCGTCTCAGCCGTGGTGGGCATCGCTCTCGACGAAGGCAGGGTGCGGTCGATCGAGGATCCAATCGACCGCTACATCGCGGAGCTGCGCGGCACCGCCTGGGAGGGCACCACCATCCGCAACCTGCTCGAGATGGAGTCCGGTGTGCACTGGGACGAGGACACGCCGGTGCTGGCGGTCAACACCCAGGTCCAGCAATGGGTGCAGGCCGCGCTCGACCTCTACACGAACGGCGCGCTGGGCCAGGGACGCAACGAGTTCCTGAAGTCGCTCCCGCGGGTCGCGCCCCAGGGCACCAAGTTCTCGTACAACAGCGGCAACACCCAGGTCCTCGCATGGCTGATCGAGACGGTCTACGGCAAGCCGTTCAACGAGGTGATCAGCGAGAAGCTATGGCAGCCGACCGGAATGGCCGGCGACGCGCGGATCCTCACCGACCGCGCCGGCGACGCGATCGCATCACAGGGTCTCTACGCCCGCGTGTTCGACCTCGCGCGATTCGGCGAGCTGTTCCGCAACGGCGGACGCACCCCGGACGGGCGCCAGGTCGTGCCCCGGAACTGGGTAGGCCAGTCGACCGCCATGACCGAGCTCTCGCAGCAGCGCTACGGCTTCCAGTGGTGGGCAGGCCCCACGCCCGGCTCCTACCAGGCGTCCGGCTTCCAGGGCCAGAAGATCTCCGTCTCCCCCGCCCACTGCATGACCGGCGTGCGCCTCAGCCACACCCTCGGCGCCGACCTCTCCGACGGCTTCGACGTGGAGATGGGCGCCGAGGAATGGATCACGGTGTACCGAGCCGTCGCCGACCGCTTGGGCGCGTGCCCGCAGCCCGCCGCGCCCGCCGATGCACGTGCGCCCGGGCTGCGCGTGGCCGGCGGCTCCCGGCTCTCGCGGCGCGCCGCGCTACGCCGGCGCGCGCTGCGGCTCGTGCTGCGGGCGAATGAGCGCACCCGCGCCACCGTGCGCGTCACCGGCGTGGGCCGGCACCGGCGCACGACGCTGGCTCGCCGCACGCTCACGCTGCCGGCACGCACCACGCGCGTGTCGGTGCGGCTGACGCGCGCCGGTCGCCGCCTGCTGCGGGCACGCGGCTCCACGCGCGTGCTGGTCACCGTCACCGGCGGCGGCGAGCGGGCGCGGCGAACGCGCGTCGTCCGCTGA
- a CDS encoding TetR family transcriptional regulator, which translates to MTGTAAARVEGRGEARRRAILDAALRILGRDGPAGLTHRRVAREASVPLAATTYYFESKDALLEEALKLFAGEEAARLRAQAAAIAEAGLLTPSDLASALAAVLSEQLRSEGHETVAKFQVYLEASRRPELRAAAEHWIASFARLAESALAQAGARDAPTAARLLVAGVDGLMLQQLATRGPAPEVERLTEHLEALISALLSV; encoded by the coding sequence ATGACGGGCACCGCGGCGGCCCGGGTGGAGGGGCGTGGAGAGGCACGGCGGCGCGCCATCCTCGACGCGGCGCTGCGCATACTCGGCCGCGACGGTCCCGCCGGGCTCACGCACCGGCGCGTGGCGCGTGAGGCCAGCGTGCCGCTCGCGGCCACCACGTACTACTTCGAGTCGAAGGACGCCCTGCTCGAGGAGGCGCTGAAGCTGTTCGCCGGAGAGGAGGCCGCCCGCCTGCGCGCGCAGGCTGCGGCCATCGCCGAAGCCGGGCTGCTGACCCCCTCCGACCTCGCGTCCGCGCTGGCAGCCGTGCTCTCCGAGCAGCTGCGCTCCGAGGGGCACGAGACCGTCGCCAAGTTCCAGGTCTACCTGGAGGCCTCGCGACGACCGGAGCTGCGCGCCGCCGCCGAGCACTGGATCGCGTCGTTTGCTCGGCTGGCCGAGTCGGCACTGGCCCAGGCCGGCGCGCGAGATGCGCCGACTGCGGCTCGGCTGCTCGTCGCAGGCGTCGACGGTCTGATGCTCCAGCAGCTCGCCACGCGGGGACCCGCACCCGAGGTGGAACGCCTCACCGAGCACCTCGAAGCGCTGATCTCCGCTTTGCTCTCGGTGTGA
- a CDS encoding QsdR family transcriptional regulator: MATAVAGPEELIAGGTRPPGDVPDEIFGAALAIFLSPRRLDMRALALELGIGRATLYRRAGNRDNLLGAVVWYLTRRALAPAIDAAAGLEGRERVVAIVDRFMRFVHVQPALHRFLDEEPEAALRILTSKNGPVEGGIVEALERLLADEEARGALRLTIDRSTLAYVIVRIGESFLYADVIADNEPDVALAVDVIERLLRAS; encoded by the coding sequence ATGGCCACCGCGGTCGCTGGACCCGAGGAGCTGATCGCCGGGGGCACCCGGCCGCCCGGCGACGTACCCGACGAGATCTTCGGCGCCGCGCTGGCGATCTTCCTCTCCCCGCGCCGTCTGGACATGCGAGCGCTGGCGCTCGAGCTCGGCATCGGCCGCGCCACGCTGTACCGGCGCGCCGGCAACCGCGACAACCTCTTGGGCGCCGTGGTCTGGTACCTCACGCGCCGCGCGCTGGCGCCGGCGATCGACGCCGCGGCCGGCCTGGAGGGGCGCGAGCGGGTGGTGGCGATCGTGGACCGCTTCATGCGCTTCGTCCATGTCCAGCCCGCGCTCCACCGCTTCCTGGACGAGGAGCCGGAGGCCGCGCTGCGCATCCTGACCTCGAAGAACGGGCCGGTTGAAGGCGGCATCGTCGAGGCGCTGGAACGACTCCTCGCCGACGAGGAGGCGCGCGGCGCGCTGCGACTCACCATCGACCGCAGCACGCTTGCGTACGTCATCGTTCGGATCGGCGAGAGCTTTCTCTATGCGGACGTGATCGCCGACAATGAACCCGACGTCGCGCTCGCGGTCGACGTGATCGAGCGGTTGCTGCGTGCCAGCTAG
- a CDS encoding TIM-barrel domain-containing protein, with the protein MGGRRIAVAALAALLALGAPQAAGAAVEIGPEHIVVTDDEGARAVVQRAPFKLSFVDASGGTVLEHVDGALPGAEANVDESVFPVVPENAHYAPLSFQLGVEKATQHPGGLWTGNMLVGVRAGVVHAATEVVDARAAGDRVELEVATTSPAHVLTVTVAPDEGSAFRVRADLPYTEVVAAFQESFRSEEGEAFHGFGGRHNSIDQRGEDFYNWVEEEAFGAGPLQPLVDFIPGAGGDRYLFPNGPHQAYYVQNVFVSSRPYGFMLNQTEVSRWRMAADRPDAWQVAVRADELDYTVAVGDAPTAIRSLTKITGRHPVSPEWAMGPNLKRNVQQGADDPESQRRKIREDIARIQAEGVRVDAYTYESWDSLGDDWVRETNRMLEDLGIRPVGYVRAYVNDDGNFDPEGTFMHAVRSGHCTRTPGGVPFIGVAVGPACLLDFTNPATVHWWERHKIRRQLDLGFHGFMQDFGEQVTEDMRFHDGSIGVEMHNRYPILFHRTTRRILDAYEREHPDRGEIWMYTRSGFSGYADESGVRHPGSQGYESANFPGDETGDWQRSLGLPSLATDMLNRAVGGAYGFTTDIGGYFDSFTSDVLDEELFTRWMEWSALTPFFRLHNSCCTNDTQMPWEFEHGVERWNALSGLHERAVPYMRELWEQAQTTGMPITRPMWLAAPGEPEARAQDQQWMLGDDVLVAPVVEKGAISRRVWFPEGCWRHGETGEERTGPGYHDVAAPLGRLPWFERCGTDPVPGG; encoded by the coding sequence GTGGGAGGACGCCGGATCGCCGTCGCAGCGCTGGCCGCGCTGCTCGCACTCGGCGCGCCGCAGGCGGCCGGCGCCGCCGTGGAGATCGGGCCCGAGCACATCGTGGTGACCGACGACGAGGGGGCGCGCGCCGTGGTCCAGCGGGCGCCGTTCAAGCTGAGCTTCGTCGACGCCTCCGGCGGCACCGTGCTCGAGCACGTCGACGGCGCGCTGCCCGGCGCCGAGGCCAACGTGGACGAGTCGGTCTTCCCGGTCGTCCCCGAGAACGCGCACTATGCGCCGCTGTCCTTCCAGCTCGGCGTCGAGAAGGCCACCCAGCATCCGGGCGGCCTCTGGACGGGGAACATGCTGGTCGGCGTGCGCGCCGGGGTCGTGCACGCCGCCACCGAGGTCGTGGACGCGCGCGCCGCCGGCGACCGCGTGGAGCTCGAAGTCGCCACCACCAGCCCCGCGCACGTGCTCACGGTGACCGTCGCGCCCGACGAGGGATCCGCCTTCCGCGTGCGGGCCGACCTGCCGTACACCGAGGTCGTGGCCGCGTTCCAGGAGTCCTTCCGGAGCGAGGAGGGAGAGGCCTTCCACGGCTTCGGCGGCCGGCACAACTCGATCGACCAGCGCGGCGAGGACTTCTACAACTGGGTCGAGGAGGAGGCGTTCGGCGCCGGCCCCCTCCAGCCCCTCGTCGACTTCATCCCCGGCGCCGGTGGCGACCGCTACCTGTTCCCCAACGGCCCGCATCAGGCCTACTACGTGCAGAACGTCTTCGTCTCGAGCAGGCCGTACGGCTTCATGCTCAACCAGACGGAAGTGTCGCGCTGGCGCATGGCAGCGGACCGGCCGGACGCGTGGCAGGTGGCCGTCCGCGCCGATGAGCTCGACTACACCGTGGCAGTCGGGGACGCGCCCACGGCCATCCGGTCGCTCACGAAGATCACGGGCCGGCATCCCGTGTCGCCCGAGTGGGCGATGGGGCCCAACCTCAAGCGCAACGTCCAGCAGGGCGCCGACGACCCCGAGAGCCAGCGCCGGAAGATCCGCGAGGACATCGCGCGCATCCAGGCCGAGGGCGTGCGGGTCGACGCGTACACCTACGAGAGCTGGGACAGCCTCGGCGACGACTGGGTGCGTGAGACCAACCGGATGCTCGAGGACCTCGGGATACGCCCGGTCGGCTATGTGCGCGCCTACGTGAACGACGACGGCAACTTCGATCCCGAGGGCACGTTCATGCACGCCGTACGGAGCGGCCACTGCACGCGCACCCCCGGCGGCGTCCCGTTCATCGGCGTGGCCGTCGGCCCGGCATGCCTGCTCGACTTCACCAACCCGGCGACGGTGCACTGGTGGGAGCGGCACAAGATCCGCCGCCAGCTGGACCTCGGCTTCCACGGCTTCATGCAGGACTTCGGCGAGCAGGTGACCGAGGACATGCGCTTCCACGACGGGTCCATTGGCGTGGAGATGCACAACCGCTATCCGATCCTCTTCCACCGGACCACGCGCCGGATCCTCGATGCGTACGAGCGCGAGCACCCGGACCGCGGCGAGATCTGGATGTACACGCGCTCGGGCTTCTCCGGCTACGCCGACGAGAGCGGCGTCCGCCATCCCGGCTCCCAGGGATACGAGAGCGCCAACTTCCCCGGCGACGAGACCGGCGACTGGCAGCGCTCACTCGGCCTGCCGTCGCTGGCCACGGACATGCTCAACCGCGCCGTCGGCGGCGCCTACGGGTTCACCACCGACATCGGCGGCTACTTCGACAGCTTCACCTCCGACGTGCTCGACGAGGAGCTGTTCACCCGCTGGATGGAGTGGTCGGCGCTCACGCCGTTCTTCCGCCTCCACAACTCCTGCTGCACCAACGACACCCAGATGCCGTGGGAGTTCGAGCACGGTGTGGAGCGCTGGAATGCGCTGTCCGGGCTGCACGAGCGTGCGGTGCCCTACATGCGCGAGCTGTGGGAGCAGGCGCAGACGACCGGCATGCCGATCACGCGCCCGATGTGGCTCGCCGCGCCGGGCGAGCCCGAGGCCCGGGCGCAGGATCAGCAGTGGATGCTCGGAGACGACGTGCTGGTGGCCCCGGTGGTGGAGAAGGGCGCGATCTCCCGGCGCGTCTGGTTCCCCGAGGGCTGTTGGCGCCACGGCGAGACCGGCGAGGAGCGCACCGGACCGGGTTACCACGACGTGGCCGCCCCGCTCGGGCGCCTGCCGTGGTTCGAGCGCTGCGGGACCGACCCGGTGCCCGGCGGCTAG
- a CDS encoding glycoside hydrolase family 2 TIM barrel-domain containing protein, with protein MRSALAATVVAAGLAIAPGAVAAPDLSGVSGPRPLETVDLAGTWDFAPENGAATTIQVPGGGWYKQGFDVPEATYSRQIVVPQGAAGNVVRLELGAVNHQATVFVDGRELGTQTTSYTGQMWDLTGHVTPGDTHQLRIHVKGRQGLVTGLGKDTPILPGYIGPTYLVPTGVEWSESTAQGIFGWARLTVHPAIFIDDAFVRTSVQRDELAVDVWLRNGGSSAETVELQGALGGGDLAYPALPARTVTLAAGETRTVTVGPVRWGLGRESYWWPNVPYRKGYRAQLHELELRAGEAAHRVRFGFREFRQAGTRYELNGVRVNHRGDSLGGAGYDRIDHGGKGDAFHTFPGFLPPTEATGGWPQAVDNYQRLNMNVVRIHQIPASPYMLDVADEMGLMIVGETGIRGSQSRQAFDEAPENFVEHTKDLVVRDRNHASVVRWSQANEPDLYSGDSLEFERELYDTIRDHDGTRPISIDVSSEPYDELPDEDFASYQHYFDENGMIAPGYTDDVHPRDDRPFGRGEFIWPLSSTPQGFTWFATATQKMREKDASDIRPYAVISAWPAVVPGVRRTDLITEELTVPLYGEDNLPDPWSNPQIQRIQAGFHPTLVADSAYWERHKRSDPLGRWPTPTQPTTARAGRRVDRELVIFNDTFAGEDVDVRWQLRRGSPTGAVLEEGGFRVAVALGSRARRTITFTAPATPGERVHLVLSTFKDGRERFRDGEQWFLVTP; from the coding sequence ATGAGGAGCGCGCTCGCAGCGACCGTCGTGGCAGCGGGCCTGGCCATCGCACCCGGCGCGGTCGCCGCGCCGGACCTCAGCGGTGTGTCCGGGCCGCGGCCGCTCGAGACCGTGGATCTCGCGGGCACCTGGGACTTCGCTCCGGAGAACGGCGCCGCCACGACCATCCAGGTGCCTGGCGGCGGCTGGTACAAGCAGGGCTTCGACGTCCCGGAGGCCACCTACTCGCGGCAGATCGTGGTCCCGCAGGGCGCCGCTGGGAACGTCGTCCGCCTCGAGCTGGGAGCGGTCAACCACCAGGCCACCGTCTTCGTCGACGGACGCGAGCTCGGGACGCAGACCACCTCTTACACCGGGCAGATGTGGGACCTCACGGGTCACGTCACGCCCGGCGACACGCACCAGCTGCGAATCCACGTCAAGGGCCGGCAGGGGCTCGTCACCGGTCTCGGCAAGGACACGCCCATACTGCCCGGCTACATCGGGCCGACGTACCTCGTTCCCACCGGCGTGGAGTGGTCCGAGTCCACGGCACAGGGGATCTTCGGCTGGGCGCGCCTCACCGTGCACCCGGCGATCTTCATCGACGACGCCTTCGTGCGGACCTCGGTGCAGCGCGACGAGCTCGCGGTGGACGTGTGGCTGCGCAACGGCGGGTCCTCCGCCGAGACGGTGGAGCTGCAGGGCGCGCTGGGCGGCGGCGACCTCGCCTACCCGGCGCTGCCCGCGCGGACCGTGACGCTGGCGGCGGGCGAGACCCGCACGGTCACGGTCGGCCCCGTGCGCTGGGGCCTGGGGAGGGAGTCGTACTGGTGGCCCAACGTGCCGTACCGCAAGGGCTACCGCGCGCAGCTGCACGAGCTCGAGCTCCGTGCCGGCGAGGCAGCGCACCGCGTCCGCTTCGGCTTCCGCGAGTTCCGCCAGGCCGGCACCAGGTACGAGCTCAACGGCGTGCGCGTGAACCACCGCGGCGACAGCCTGGGCGGCGCCGGCTACGACCGGATCGATCATGGCGGCAAGGGCGACGCGTTCCACACCTTCCCGGGGTTCCTGCCGCCGACCGAGGCGACCGGAGGCTGGCCGCAGGCGGTGGACAACTACCAGCGGCTGAACATGAACGTCGTGCGCATCCACCAGATCCCGGCGTCGCCCTACATGCTCGACGTGGCCGACGAGATGGGGCTGATGATCGTCGGGGAGACGGGCATCCGCGGCTCGCAGTCGCGCCAGGCGTTCGACGAGGCCCCGGAGAACTTCGTCGAGCACACCAAGGACCTGGTGGTGCGCGACCGCAACCACGCCTCGGTGGTGCGCTGGAGCCAGGCCAACGAGCCGGACCTCTACAGCGGCGACTCGCTCGAGTTCGAGCGCGAGCTGTACGACACGATCCGCGACCACGACGGCACGAGGCCGATTTCGATCGACGTCTCGTCCGAGCCCTACGACGAGCTGCCCGACGAGGACTTCGCCAGCTACCAGCACTACTTCGACGAGAACGGCATGATCGCGCCCGGCTACACCGACGACGTGCACCCGCGGGACGATCGCCCGTTCGGGCGCGGCGAGTTCATCTGGCCGCTGTCGTCCACCCCGCAGGGCTTCACGTGGTTCGCCACGGCCACGCAGAAGATGCGCGAGAAGGACGCCTCCGACATCCGACCCTACGCGGTGATCTCCGCCTGGCCGGCGGTCGTGCCCGGCGTGCGCCGCACCGACCTCATCACCGAGGAGCTCACCGTCCCGCTCTACGGCGAGGACAACCTCCCCGACCCGTGGAGCAACCCGCAGATCCAGCGCATCCAGGCGGGGTTCCACCCGACGCTCGTCGCGGATTCCGCCTACTGGGAGCGTCACAAGCGCAGCGACCCGCTGGGGCGCTGGCCGACGCCCACGCAGCCCACCACTGCCCGCGCCGGCCGCCGTGTGGACCGGGAGCTGGTGATCTTCAACGACACCTTCGCCGGAGAGGACGTCGATGTCCGCTGGCAGCTGCGGCGCGGCTCGCCCACGGGCGCGGTGCTCGAGGAGGGCGGCTTCCGTGTCGCGGTGGCGCTGGGCTCGCGCGCGCGCCGCACGATCACCTTCACGGCCCCCGCGACGCCGGGCGAGCGCGTGCATCTGGTGCTCTCGACCTTCAAGGACGGCCGGGAGCGCTTCCGCGACGGCGAGCAGTGGTTCCTGGTGACGCCGTGA
- a CDS encoding glycoside hydrolase family 2 TIM barrel-domain containing protein: MRRSRIVAAAAALATLAAPGAALAAPDLDGVSGPDALAEVDLAGRWTFEPAGGRPTTIEVPGGGWVKQGHRTVKRAVYRRTITVPDVAENQVTVLDLGAVNHRATVFVDGRRVGTQTTSFTSQSHELSGRVRPGGTHELAIEVLGREALIADDGRPATPTLPGVPTGALGAGYLVPDGGSWSEGIAQGIFRSARLRVYPAVHIAGAFVRTSVERDELEYDVWIRNGSSSPQAVELTGALTGGGFAYPSLPSRTVTVPAGSTAKVTIGPVAWGLGRESWWWPNVPYRRGYRAQLHDLRLQAGGSRARYRFGFREFRQVGTTYELNGVRVNHRGDSLTGAIFDRIDHGGQGDAFHTFPGFLPPGEGNPGWPQAVDNYQRLNYNVVRIHQVPASPYMLDVADEMGLMLISESAIRGSESKQDFKAGRENMLAHMRDLVVAERNHPAVVRWSQSNEPDANGRGEPPSFQRDLYDVVMAADGTRPVSVDVTSQTYEDMPDGNFSVYQHYVNADGTIGGWTDDVHPRDDRPFGRGEFIWPLNNTPQGFMWFATTVEKMREKDASDVRPYSLAGAWGSAIPGVRRTSYLADNNLPPLYGEDNLPDPWSNEQVRRNQHAFHPVLVADAGYWEEQKLSGPLGRWPATPGVLRAGAQVSRELVVFNDTFSGRQVDVSWELRLGSGDGLVLDEGGFTAAVPLGECVRREIDFTAPAAGDRAFLVLSASKPGHGELFREEDQWFVVAP; the protein is encoded by the coding sequence ATGAGGCGGTCGCGCATCGTCGCCGCCGCTGCGGCGCTTGCCACGCTTGCAGCGCCGGGCGCCGCGCTCGCCGCCCCCGACCTCGACGGCGTCTCCGGCCCCGACGCCCTCGCCGAGGTCGACCTCGCCGGGCGATGGACGTTCGAGCCCGCCGGGGGCCGGCCGACCACCATCGAGGTGCCGGGAGGCGGCTGGGTCAAGCAGGGCCACCGCACCGTCAAGCGGGCGGTGTACCGGCGGACGATCACCGTTCCGGACGTCGCTGAGAACCAGGTCACCGTGCTCGATCTCGGCGCGGTGAACCACCGTGCCACCGTCTTCGTCGACGGACGCCGGGTCGGCACGCAGACCACCTCGTTCACGTCGCAGTCGCACGAGCTGAGCGGCCGCGTGCGGCCGGGCGGCACGCATGAGCTGGCGATCGAGGTGCTCGGCCGCGAGGCGCTCATCGCCGATGACGGCAGGCCGGCCACGCCCACGCTCCCCGGCGTCCCCACCGGCGCGCTCGGCGCCGGCTACCTGGTTCCGGACGGCGGCAGCTGGTCGGAGGGCATAGCCCAGGGGATCTTCCGCTCCGCGCGGCTGCGCGTCTACCCCGCGGTGCACATCGCCGGCGCCTTCGTGCGCACGTCCGTGGAGCGCGACGAGCTCGAGTACGACGTCTGGATCCGCAACGGCAGCTCGAGCCCGCAGGCCGTCGAGCTGACTGGGGCGCTCACCGGCGGCGGCTTCGCGTACCCGTCCCTGCCGTCACGGACGGTCACCGTGCCCGCCGGGAGCACCGCGAAGGTGACGATCGGCCCGGTGGCGTGGGGCCTGGGCCGCGAGTCGTGGTGGTGGCCGAACGTCCCGTACCGCCGTGGCTACCGGGCGCAGCTGCACGACCTGCGCCTGCAGGCGGGCGGCAGCCGGGCACGCTACCGCTTCGGGTTCCGCGAGTTCCGCCAGGTGGGGACCACGTACGAGCTGAACGGCGTGCGGGTGAACCATCGCGGCGACAGCCTGACGGGCGCGATCTTCGACCGCATCGATCACGGCGGGCAGGGCGATGCCTTCCACACCTTCCCGGGCTTCCTGCCGCCGGGCGAAGGCAACCCCGGCTGGCCGCAGGCCGTGGACAACTACCAGCGCCTGAACTACAACGTCGTGCGCATCCACCAGGTGCCGGCGTCGCCGTACATGCTCGACGTCGCGGACGAGATGGGGCTGATGCTGATCAGCGAGAGCGCCATCCGCGGCTCGGAGAGCAAGCAGGACTTCAAGGCCGGCCGCGAGAACATGCTCGCCCACATGCGCGACCTGGTCGTGGCCGAGCGCAACCACCCGGCCGTCGTGCGCTGGAGCCAGTCCAACGAGCCGGATGCCAACGGCCGCGGTGAGCCGCCGAGCTTCCAGCGTGACCTCTACGACGTGGTGATGGCCGCCGACGGCACGCGGCCGGTCAGCGTCGACGTGACGTCGCAGACCTATGAGGACATGCCGGACGGCAACTTCTCCGTCTACCAGCACTACGTCAACGCGGACGGCACGATCGGTGGCTGGACCGACGACGTCCATCCCCGCGACGACCGGCCGTTCGGGCGCGGTGAGTTCATCTGGCCGCTCAACAACACGCCGCAGGGCTTCATGTGGTTCGCCACGACGGTGGAGAAGATGCGGGAGAAGGACGCCTCCGACGTCCGTCCGTACTCGCTGGCGGGCGCCTGGGGGTCCGCGATCCCCGGCGTGCGGCGCACCTCCTACCTCGCCGACAACAACCTGCCTCCGCTCTACGGTGAGGACAACCTGCCCGACCCCTGGTCGAACGAGCAGGTGCGCCGCAACCAACACGCCTTCCATCCGGTGCTCGTGGCCGACGCCGGCTACTGGGAGGAGCAGAAGCTGTCGGGCCCTCTGGGTCGCTGGCCGGCCACGCCCGGCGTCCTGCGCGCCGGCGCGCAGGTGAGCCGCGAGCTGGTGGTCTTCAACGACACCTTCTCGGGCCGCCAGGTGGACGTGAGCTGGGAGCTGCGGCTGGGAAGTGGGGACGGCCTGGTCCTCGACGAGGGCGGGTTCACCGCGGCCGTGCCGCTCGGCGAGTGCGTGCGCCGGGAGATCGACTTCACCGCACCGGCAGCCGGCGACCGGGCGTTCCTGGTGCTGTCGGCGTCGAAGCCCGGACACGGCGAGCTGTTCAGGGAGGAGGATCAGTGGTTCGTGGTGGCGCCATGA
- a CDS encoding QsdR family transcriptional regulator, protein MTEQLAAPPIVEGGGERPDSVPPAIFEAALATFLAGRRLDMRALALQLGIGRATLYRKAGGRDWLLGEVIWYLTRRALVDALERTVTLRGAERVLAVAGRFMAFVCDEASFRRFLDEEPEAALRILTSKNGPVQRGIVEAQRRLLEEEQRIGGLELTIDSATLAYVIVRIGESFLYADVIADSEPDVEQALEVMTRLIAPGRPVVT, encoded by the coding sequence GTGACCGAGCAGCTGGCCGCGCCGCCCATCGTCGAGGGCGGAGGGGAGCGGCCGGACTCCGTGCCCCCGGCGATCTTCGAGGCGGCGCTCGCGACCTTCCTCGCGGGCCGGCGACTCGACATGCGGGCATTGGCTCTGCAGCTCGGCATCGGCCGCGCGACGCTCTACCGCAAGGCCGGTGGGCGCGACTGGCTGCTGGGCGAGGTCATCTGGTACCTCACCCGCCGGGCGCTGGTGGATGCGCTCGAGCGCACCGTGACGCTCCGCGGCGCCGAGCGCGTGCTCGCCGTGGCCGGTCGCTTCATGGCGTTCGTGTGTGACGAGGCATCGTTCCGCCGCTTCCTCGACGAGGAGCCCGAGGCGGCCCTGCGCATCCTCACGTCGAAGAACGGCCCGGTCCAGCGCGGCATCGTCGAGGCTCAGCGACGCCTGCTGGAGGAGGAGCAGCGCATCGGGGGCCTCGAGCTGACCATCGACAGCGCCACGCTCGCCTACGTGATCGTCCGCATCGGCGAGAGCTTCCTCTACGCGGACGTGATCGCCGACAGCGAGCCCGACGTCGAGCAGGCGCTCGAGGTCATGACCCGGCTGATCGCGCCGGGGAGGCCCGTGGTCACATGA